The nucleotide sequence GTACGTGCGTGACCGCCGCCGCAGGCCTATTGCGGCCTAGAGACTTCGTCACGCCCTCGCCGCATCGTCAGCCAGATGAGGCCGGCGAGGACGAGCAGCGCGGCGGCGAAGGCGATGCCGAAGAGCCAGAGCGTGCGGTAGAGGATCGACTCGCGGTCCATCCGCACTTCCATCACGTCGGGCGTCCGGTCCTCGGCGTAGGCGATCGGCTTGCCCTCGATCCGCTGCTGCAGCCGCTGCTCCCAGGTGACGATGTTGCCGCGCGAGGCGGGACGCGTGCCGCCGCCGTCGAGATAGCGCGAGTTCTGGAAACGGATGCGCGCCGGCAGGTGCACGCGGAACGCGACGAGCTCGTCGCCGCGCCACGGCGGCAGCGTGACGCCGGGCGGCGGCGGCTTCGAAAGCGTCTCCCGGAAGGCGACCAGTTCGCCATCGGGACTCAGTGCGTACTTCGCCCACGCGAACTGCGGCGCCTTCGGCAGCGCGCGAATGTCGGGCACGGTGAGCCGGATGCCGACGAAGCGGTGGCCGCGGCGCGTCCAGGTACTGATGCGGCCGACGCCGGCGTACGGCGACTCGTAGAGTGCGCGCACCCGATCGCGCAGGTCGTCGGTCCGCGCGTTGACGTCGGGCGGCAGCGTCAGTCCCTTGAGGGCGTCGAGCGCGAGCACCGAAGCGTTGACGTCCAGCGTCGCCGAGCCGTCCATGCTCAGCGTCAGATCTTCCTCGTATTCGTAGTCGGGGCCGAGCGGGCTGGGCATGCCGCACGCCGCGGCGGCTGCTGCCGCCAACACGATGGCGAGCAGGGCCGCGCGCGTCCGTGAATGCATCACGCGAATGATACAATTAAATGTTGCGTCTCTTCCTGATCGACGGCAGTTCCCAGATGTACCGCGCCTATCACGCGCCGGTGCGCACGGCCGAAGGCGGATTCCTCCGCAACGCGCAGGGACGGCCGACCAACGCCGTCTACATCTTCGTGACGATGCTGCGAAAGCTGCTCAACGAGCAGCGCCCCGACTACATCGCGGCGTCGTTCGACCTGCCGGGCCGCACCTTCCGCGACGATCTGGTCTCGGACTACAAGGCGAACCGCGCGCCGATGCCGGACGAGCTCGCCGAGCAGATTCCGATGGTGCACGCCGCGTGTGAAGCGCTCGGCGTGCCGATCCTCACCTCGGAGCGCTACGAGGCCGACGACGTGATCGGGACGCTGGCGGAGCAGGCGGCCGCCGCCGGTTTCGAGGTGGTGATCGTCACCGGCGACAAGGACTTCTTTCAGCTCGTGCGCCCCGGCATCCAGGTCTACAACCCGAAAGAGGAAGGGACCTGGTACGACGCGGCCGGCGTCCAGGAGAAGTTCGGCGTCGCGCCGCACCAGGTCGTCGACGTGCTGGCGCTGATGGGCGACACCATCGACAACATCAAGGGGGTCCCCGGCATCGGCGACAAGGGGGCGCGCGAGCTGATCGCCCAGTACGGCACGCTCGAGAACCTGCTCGCGCACGCCGGCGAGATCAAGAACAAGCGTTACCGCGAAGGGCTGCAGGGGCACGCCGATGACGCGCGTCAGAGCCAGGTGCTCGCACGCATCCGAACCGACGTGCCGGTGACCTTCGACGCCGACGCGGCCCGCTATCGCGGCGCCACCCGCGAGCGCTGCTTCCAGATCTTCAACGAACTCGGCTTCCGCGCCTTCGTCGGCGAGTACGCGCCGACTGCCGACACGATCGTCAAACGCTATCGCATCGCCGCGACCGAGGACGATGTCCGCGAACTCGCCGATCGCCTGCGCGCCGCCGGCGCCTTCTCGATGGCGATCCTTCCCGACGCCCCCTCCGCGATGCGGGCCGGCATCGTCGGGCTGGCGTTCTCGGCGGCGCCGCGCGACGCCGACTACGTGCCGACCGGTCACCACACCCCGGCCCCGAATCTGGTCGACACGCCGGCGGCCGTGCCGTCGATCGCGATCCGGAGCGCGCTCGGGATCCTGCGGCCCCTCCTCGAGGATCCGGCGATCCGCAAGCAGGGGCACGACCTGAAGTTCGACGCGATCATGCTGCTGCGCCACGGCGTCACGCTGCGCGGCCTCGATACGGACACCATGCTGACGAGCTATCTGGTCGACGCGACGCGCGCCGAGCACAGACTCGAGGAGCTTTCGCTGGAGCACGTCAGCTACAAGGCGCTGGCGGAGGAGGACGTGTGCGGGCGCGGCGCCAAGGCGATCTCCTACGCCGACGTGCCGCCCGACGTCCTGCTGACCTTCGCGGCCGAGCGGGCCGATCTGGTCGGACAGCTCGCGCCGATCTTCGGCGCCCTGCTCGCCAAGGAAGACCTGCTGCGCGTCTACACCGAGCTGGAACGGCCCCTCATCCCCGTCCTCGTCGACGTCGAGCGCGCCGGCGTCCGCATCGACGGCCCCAAACTGGCGGCGCAGTCGCAGCGCCTCGATCAGGACATCGCGCGTCGATCGCGCGAGATTTACGCGGTCGCCGGCGGCGAGTTCAACATCAACTCGCCGAAGCAGCTCGCCGAGGTGCTGTTCGACAAGCTGCAGCTGCCGGTGTTGAAGCGGACCGGCGCGTCGAAGGCGCCCTCCACCGCGGTGGAAGTGCTCGAGGAGCTGGCGCTCGCGCACGATCTGCCGCGGCTGATCCTCGAGTGGCGGTCGCTGATGAAATTGAAGGGGACCTACATCGACGCGTTGCCGCAGCTCGTCAACCCCGAGACCGGCCGCGTCCACACCTGCTTCAACCAGGCCGTCGCCGCCACCGGGCGCCTGTCGAGCAGCGACCCCAACCTGCAGAACATCCCGATCAAGACCGAGCTCGGACGCGAGATCCGCGGCGCCTTCATTGCCGACCCGGGCTACGTGCTCGTCTCCGCCGACTACTCCCAGATCGAGTTCCGGGTGCTGGCGCACCTCTCCGAGGATCCGGTGCTCGTCGCCGCGTTCCGTGAGGGGGCCGACTTCCACGAACGCACCGCTCTCAAGATCTTCGGCGCCGGCTCCGGCAGGGATCCGCACCAGCTGCGCAGCATCGCCAAGATGGTCAACTACGCGCTGCTCTACGGCAAGTCGGCCTTCACGCTCTCGAAAGACATCGGCGTGACGACGGACGAGGCGCAGAAGTTCATCGATTCCTATTTCGCCGGATTCCCCAACGTCCGCGCCTTCATCGATCGCACGCTCGACGACGGCCGCCAGTCCGGCGTCGTCAAGACGATGTTCGGCCGCCGGCGACTGGTGCCGGAACTGACCAGCCGCAATTTCCAGGTCCGCTCCGCCGCCGAGCGCATGGCGGTCAACATGCCGATCCAGGGCTCGGCCGCCGACATCCTGAAGAAGGCCATGATCGACGTGCACGCCGGTCTACCGAAGGTCGCCGGCGGACGCGCGCGCATGATCCTCACCGTCCACGACGAGCTGCTGTTCGAGACGCCGCGCGAAGCGCTCGACGAAACGTCGGCCGCGGTCCGCGAGCTGATGGAAGGCGCGGTCAAGCTGAACGTGCCGCTGACCGTCGACGTCGGCGCCGGAGACAACTGGAAGGAAGCGAAGACGTAGCCGCCATCCGCCGCAGTCGGTAGCTACTCAGCTACCAGCCGCTCTTGAAGGTCTCCCATTCCGCCGCGAGCGCGGCGACGGTCTGACGGCGCTCCTGCGCCGGCGCCCGGCCGGCGCGATCGGGAATGATCCCCTCGGTCACCAGCTTGTCGAGATCGGCGCGCAGCGCGACGCCCCGGTCGCGCGCGAGCGTCGCGCTCACCCAGCCGGCCATTGCCGCCGACCAGGCGCGATCGAGGTCGCCCGACGCGCGTGCCGCGGCGGCGATCCAGTACGCCGCCGCCGGCGATCCCGGCTCGCGACGCAGCTCCTCCTCCATGCGCGCGATGAGCCGCGTATACATGGGCGCCCGGTCGGACGCCGGCAACGCCTGCGCCTGGCGATCTACGGCACTAGCCCACCAATCGAGGGCCCGGACGTGGGCGTCGGGGGCCTGCGACGCCGTCCGCTCGATCACCGGCGCGAGCAGCTCCGCGGCCGCGCCAAACCGCTCTTCCAGATAGAACAGCTCGCCCAGGCCGACCTGCAGCTCGATGCGCTCGCGCGCCTCGAGCTGTAACGGGTCGACGGCCCGCAAGTCGGCCCGCGCGTCGTCGAGATCGCCCGGCGCGGCGGTGGTCCGGTAGCGTTCCAGGCGGCTTCTCGCCATGATCAGGCGGGCCGACCCGGCTGCGGCGGGATGGGTGGCCGCCTCCTGGGCGGCGGCGATGGCCTGCTCGTACTGGCCGAGATTGTAGAACTGGCGGGCTGCGGCGAGCGGATCCTGCTTGCGGCTGGACGCCGCGGCGGCCGGTCCGGCAACCACCAGAAGCGCCACCACCAGCAGGAAGGCGAAGAGCACGGAGGGGCGCGCAACTGTCGCCACGATCCTTCGCATTATAATCGTCGGCGGATGGTGGAACCGACCATCGTCGCGCGAACCGAGCACTCGGTTTCCCGCCGCGACATCGACCAGGACGCGCTCAAGGTCCTTTACCGCCTGCACGAGCACGGCTTTGCGGCCTATCTCGTCGGCGGTAGCGTTCGTGACCTGCTGCTCGGCCGGCGCCCCAAGGACTTCGACGTCGGCACCTCGGCGCATCCGCACCAAATCAAGAAACTCTTCCGAAACTGCTGGATCATCGGCCGGCGCTTCCGCCTCGCCCACGTCAAATTCGGACCCAAGACGATCGAGGTGGCCACATTCCGCCGTCAGGTCGACCCGTTGGAGCTGCCAGCTGACGGAGCCGAGTCGGACCAGGCGCTCGAGGCCGCGCCGGACGCGCCGGTCCCCGCCGACGCCCCGTTCGAGGAGCAGGTGCAGGCCGAGGGCACCCACCTGGCGCACGTCCGCGCCCACGACCGGCTGATCCACCGCGACAACACGTTCGGGACCGCGGAGGAGGACGCCTTCCGGCGCGATTTCACGATCAACGCGCTGTTCTACGACATCGCCACGTTCTCCCTGATCGACTACGTCGGCGGCCTCGAGGACCTCGAGCGGCGGCTGATCCGGTCGATCGGCGATCCCGGCGTCCGCTTTCTCGAGGATCCGGTCCGCATGATGCGGGCGGTGGTGTTTGCCGCCCGTCTCGACTTCCGCATCGACGAGCCGATTCTGGAAGCGATCGAGGTCCACCGCCACGAGATTGCGCGAGCCGCGTCGGCACGATTGGTGGAGGAATACTTCAAAATCCTGCGATCCGGCTTCGCCGAGAACAGCCTCCGCATGCTGAAGGCGACGAAGCTGCTCGGCGCGGTCACGCCCGAGCTCGACGCGGCGAACGAGGCGCTGTGGGAATCGGTGGCGCGGCTGGATCAGTATCGCCGTCGTTTCGCGGCGGCGCCCGACACGCTGACCAACGCCATCCTCGCCGGCACGCTGCTGGTGCCGCTCGGCCTCGCGGGTCCGCGCGGCTTTCACGCCGACGCGCTCGAGCGCCGCATCGAACTCGGCGTGCTGCCGATGCCGCGCCGCGACATCGAGCGGCTCCACCAGATCCTGGCGATCCAGCCCCGGCTGCACGACCTGCGTGCTCCCTACCGCGCGCAGCGCGCCGTGCTGCACCGACACGTGCTGGAAGACGCGCTCACCTGGCTGGAGATCCACGGCGGCCGTCCGGATCTGCTGCAGCACTGGCGATCGCTGCAGGCCGAGCCGTCGGCGTCCCCGCCGGCCGACACGGACGGCAACCGCGAGGCGTCGACCGACCGGCCGCTCCCACGGAAGCGGCGGCGACGGCGGCGGCGGTTTCCGTCCGCTGGCCGGACGTAGGCGTCGCCGCGCAGACGTTGCGGGTCTGCCTCACATGCTTCGCAGCGCCGTCAAGGGATCGACCGCGGTGGCGGCCCGCGCCGGAATCCAGGCGGCCACGATCGCAACGCTCAGAAGCAGAACCGCGGCGGCGGCCATCGTCGCCGGATCCGCCGGCTCGACGCCGTAGAGCAGGCCCGCGAGGAGACGCGACAGCGGGATCGCCGCGAGCCCTCCCACCACGAGTCCGACGATCGCCATCGCGACGCCTTCGCCAAGGATCATGACCAGGATGGAGCGCCGATGCGCGCCGAGCGCGAGGCGGATGCCGAGCTCGTTGGTGCGCTGACTGACCGAGAACCCGAGCACGCCGGCGACGCCAACCGTCGCGATCGCCAGCGCGAGCAGCGCGAACAGGTCGACGAGCGTCGCGTTCAACCGCTCGGGAGCGATCGTCTCGTCGCGAATCTCCTCCAGCGTCTGCACGTGATCGATGGGCCGGTCGGGGTCGAGCTGTCGGATCATCTCGACCAGGCGCGGCGCGAGGCGATCGAACGCGCCAGCCGAGCGCACCAGGATTGTCGTCGGTGCGAACGGCGACTGCGTGTCGAGCTGGTAGAGCGTCTGCAGCGGCGCCGACGTGAGACCGTCGGCACGCGTGTCGGCCGCCACGCCGACGATCTCGGCGGGCGTCGTCCACGCGCCGTTGAGGCCCTGCCAGCTGATGTGCCGGCCGACGGGATTGACGTCCTTCAGGTAGTACTTCGCCATCGACTCGCTGAGGACGACCACCGGTGTCGATGCGGCACGGTCCGATGCCGCGAAGGCCCGGCCCAGCTTGATCGGTGTGCCCACCGTCGAGAAGTAGGCGGCGCTGACCACGCGGCTGACGGTGCGGGGCGGGGCCGCCAGCGCATCGGCGTCGGCGCCGTCGATGCGAAACGTCTGCTGCTGGGGAAACGACCCGGCGAGTGGCGCCGCCGAGGTCATCGCCGCCCCCTGCACGCCTGGTTCGGCGCCGACCCGCTCGATGACGTCGCGCGAAAACTGCTGGCGCCGGTCGCGGTTCGGCTGACGGAAGTCGGGCGCCTGCAGGCTGAGCACGTTCGACAGGTTGAACCCCGGATCGATCGCGTAGAGGCGAGAGAGACTGCGCGTCAGCAGGCCCGCGCCGACGAGCAGCATGAATGAGACGGCCAGCTGGCTGACCACGAGCACCCGCTGGGTGCGCCGCCGGCCGCGGCTTCCGGCGACACGTCCGCCGGCACCCGCCATCATCCGCGCCGGATCGCTCAGAAACGACAGGCGCGGCGCCGCCGCGAAGAGCAGCGCCGTCCCGATCGACACGAGGAACGTGAAGCCGAGGACACGGCCGTCGAGCGCGATCTCGCCGGTGCGGCTGGTGAAGCGCGCCGTGTAGCGGACGAGCAGGTTCAGGCAGGCGATCGCCAGGCCGAGTCCCAGCGCACCGCCGAGGACCGACAGGACGAGGTGCTCGGCGAGCAGCTGCCGCCGCAGCACCCACCCGCCGGCGCCGAGCGCGGTGCGCACCGCCAGCTCGCGATCGCGCTGCAGGAGCCGTGTCAACGTCAGGTTGGCAACGTTGGCGCAGGCGATGATCAGGACGAAGACGGTCGTGACGAGCAGCGCGACGAGCGTCGGCCTCGCCTTCGCGGTCAGCTCGTCCTTCCACGGCGTCACGACGGTGTCGAAGCCGCTCGACTTCGGGTACTCGTCAGGATAAGTCTCGTGCATCCGCAGGGCGATTTGCCGCAGTTCGGCCTGCGCCGCCGCCGGTGACGCCCCCGGCGCGAGCCGCGCGAAAACGTCGGTCATCCGGTGCGAGCGCTGCTTCTCCATCGACGCGCTCTGGTAGTGATCGTTCGCCGAGTAGTTGACGTAGAAGTCCTGGCGGCGCTGCGTCGCGTAGTGCGCGCCCGGCGCGAGCACGCCGACGATCTGCGCCTTCTTGACCGTGAGATCGAGCATCTGCCCGATCACGGCCGGATCCGCGCCAAAGACGCGGCGCCAGTAGGCGTCGGTCAGCACGACCACCGGCGGCGCGGAACGGGCGTCGTCGGCGGCCAGCAGCAGGCGGCCGAGCTGCGGGCGGGCGCCGAGCATCGGAAAGAAGTTCGACGTCACCAGCCCACCGGTGGCGCGCTGCGCGTCGCCGCGGCCGATCACGTTGAACGTCCAGTCGCCGAACTCGACGAACTGGTCGATGGTGCGCGACTCGCGGCGATAGTCCGCGACCTCGGTGAACGAAAAGCTCGTGTCGTCGACGCCGGCGGCGAGCTGCGGCTGGCGCAGGTGCATGATGCGGTCGGCGTCGGGGTACGGCAGCGGCCGTAGCAGCACGCCGTTGATGACACTGAAAATGGCGGCGTTGGCGCCGATGCCGAGACCGAGGGTCAGGACGAAGGCCGCGGTGTAGGCGGGCGTCCGCGGCAGGGTGCGCAGCGCCAGGCGAATATCGTTCAACATTGGCAGCTCTCTTGTAGAATGTCGACAACAGAGATATACGCCGCCACCGCCGGATTGGCAATCGATCTTTCGTCCCGGCCCTCGTCCCTGCTGCTAGACGGTGCAGATCGCCATCGCGCGCTGGAGTTCGACAAGCGGATCGTGCCCCTGCGTCGGCGAGTACTCGTGTGAGACGAAGCCGGTGTAACCCAGATCCGCGATCGCCGTCATCACGAAGCGGTAGTTCAGCTCCTGCGTGTCGTCGATCTCGTGCCGTCCGGGGTTGCCGCCGGTGTGGAAATGGCCGATCCACTGGATGTGATCCCGGACGTTCCTGGCAATGTCGCCGTCCATGATCTGGGCGTGGTAGATGTCGTAGAGGATCTTGACGCGCGGCGAGTTCACGCGCGTCATCACGTCGACGCCCCAGGCGATGTGGTCGAAGACGTAGTCCTTGTGATTCACTTTACTGTTCAGGTACTCGAAGCACAGGGTCACGCCCTTGTCCTCGGCGTGCGCTTTCACCGCATCGAGGTACGTGGCGCAGTTGTCGGCTCCCTCTTCGTAGGAGATGCCGCGCTTCTCGCCGCCGAGGACGATGATGTTGGGCACGCCGTTGGCGGCGGCCTCGTCGATGGCCGCGTGCATCTTCGGAATCAACTCGGCATGCGTGTCCTTGTGGCTGGGCCCGATCGGGATCGTGCCGCCGGGGCCACCCGGGTACATCGACGGAACGAGACCGTGCTTCTTCAGCGTCGGCCAGTCAGCAGGTCCGATCAGATCGAACCCCTCGATCCCGAGCTTCGCCGCCTCGCGGCAGCAGTCGTCCAGCGTCCAGTTATTGCGGCCGAAGACGCCGCGCGTGACGCCCTGCCTCAACCGTCCCGAGCGCCTGGGCGCCGGCTGCGGCTGCGCATCGGTGATCGCACCGGCCACCAGTGAAGCGGCCAGCGTTCCGAGAAACATCCGTCGTTCCATAGATGAGCCTCCCCGCGGCGGCACTGTACCGCAAATGAGTCAGGCGAACTCGCGCCGAGCGAGCCCGGAGCGATGCGACCTACACGAGCGAGCCGGAGCCCGATGCGACCTACGCGAGCGAGCCGGAGCCCGATGCGACCTACGCGAGCGAGCGCAGCGAAGCGAGCCACGCGAACGTAGCGCGCCGGCGAAGCGGCGCGCTATAGAGCGTGCCGGGGAGTCTGAGGGGCGAAGCCCCTCAGACAATAACGAAGGCCCCTCAGAAATGAACAATGAGCCCACCGCGAGCCTGCCGCGGTGCGCCGATCGTGCGGATGGGCGTCAGCCCGGTGTCGATCTCGTTGTCGAAGGCGTTCTCGATCGCAAAGAACAGTTCGCCGTGACGCGAGAGACGCAGCGCGGCACGCGCATCGGTCAGCGAGCCCGACCTGAGGATGAACTGGTTTTGATCGTCGTCGAACTGCTGGCCGAAGACCCTGACGCTGAGCGACGCGCTCCACGCCTGGTGCGCCGCGCGAAGGCCGACCGAGCCCGCCGCCTTGGGCACCTGCGGCACGCGGTTGCCGTCGAGCTCGGCCTGGGTGAACTGCGAATCGTTGAACGCCCACGACGAGGTGGCGCTCAGCAGGCCTCCGAGTCGCCATTCGAACTCGATCTCGGAGCCGATCGCCCGTGCGCTGGCGTTGTCGCGCTGACGGGTGATCGCCGACGCCGTGGCCGTGATCGTGCGGTTGTAGATGGCGTTGTCGAGGCGGGTCGCGTAGAAGATCGCCCGCGCCGTCCAGTCCGCATGGGTGATCGTGTAAGCCGCCTCCGGGCCCCACGACTCCTCGGGCTTCAGCGCGCTGTTGGCCTGCGTCAGCGTGTTGCCGACGCGGAACGATCGGAACAGCTCGTTGATCGTCGGCGTGCGGAAGCCGCTCAGCCACGAGAGGCGGACGGTCTGGCCGCTGCCGGCGTCGATCGTCGCCGCGACACGAGGCTGGAAGAAGAAACGATCCTGCACGGTGCCGAGGCCGCCGGGATTGGTGAGCGTCCACCAGGCGGCGCGCGCGCCGGCGCTCAGCACGATCCGCGGCGTCAGCGTGAGCTGCCCGTTCGCCGCGAGCCCGGTGTCGTGCTGGGTGGCGGGCGTGTGCACGACCGCGGCGCCGACGCCCGCCGTGCTGAACGCCTGTTCGTCGAGGTTCGCGTGTGCCGCGCGTTCCGAGAACGAGACCATCCCCTGCGCGCGGCTCCCCTGGCGGATCCAGTCGACGGCGCCGCCGCCGGCGTTGGAGCCGACCCATTGCAGATTGGTCAGCCGCTCGCCGGCGCGCGCCACGCCGTTGACGGTCGTGACCGCGCTGAAGCTCTGGTTGTAGTTGTTGGCGCTGAAGTCGCCGCGCGCCTCCCACAGCCCGCCGCCGACGAAACCGTGCGCGTTGGCGCTGCCCCAGCGCGTGATCGTACCGTTCACCTGGAGCGGCGTGCCGTTGTTGCGATTCTCATCGAAGTAGCCGCCGCGGACCGTGGCCTGGACCGCGCGGCCGCCGCCGATCCATCCCGTTGCGGAAGTCGAATCGGAATCCGCCTTGACGTCGATCGGACCGCGCGCCTCGGGCGCGACGACGACGAACCCGTCGGTGGTGCCGGACTCGGCGGCGGCGCCCGCCATCCACGTCTTCCGGTTGACCGCTCCGTAGAACGAGCCGCGGAACGTGCCGAGGTTGCCCCCCTCGAGCCACGCCTCCCCTCCCTGGCTGGTGCGCGTCGTCACCTGGATCACCCCGCCGAGCGCGTCGTTGCCGTGAAGGTCCCCGGACGCGCCGCGGATGACCTCGACGCGCTGCAGGGCGGCCATCGGAACGCGATCCCAGTAAACCCAGGAGCCGAAGGCGTCGTTCAACGGCACGTCGTCGGCCATCACGAGGGTCCGGCTGGCCCCAGACGCAGACATGCCGCGCAGCGTGACGCCCTGCGTGGTGGGGTTGGCGACTGCCGACGTCGTGCGGCGGAACAGGCTGAACCCGGGTACGCTGCGCAGCTGGTCGTCGAGGCGCAGCGCCGGCGTCTCGACGATGGTCGATCGATCGAGCGAGGTGACGCTGCTCTGCACCGACAGCCGGGTGGCCCCGGCCTCGCTGCTCACCGAGATCTGCTCGGCGATCGTGGCGGTCCGCAGCGCAATGTCGATCGGCGTTGCCGACGGCGCGACCTCGCGCCGGACCGGGGCGAAGCCCTGGACGTCGATGGCGATGGTCGCGGTGGCGGCCCCGGCGGGCAGCGTCGCCGACCACGTGCCGTCGCTCGCCGTCGTGGCGGTGGCGCGCACGCCGGCCGCGGTCACGGTCACGACAACGGCCTGCATCGGGGCGCCGCTCGGATCCTTGACGGTCCCGGAGATAGTGGCGGCCGGCTGAAGCAGCGCGGCGGCAAGTGCCAGAACGAGTGCAATCATGGTTCAGGATTGGTGTTGAATCGGTAACCGACGCCGCGCACGGTCAGCAGATGGCGCGGCCGGGAGGGTTCGTCCTCGATGTAGCGCCGCAACCGCACGACAAAATTATCGATCGCGCGCGTGTCGGTATCCTCGTGAAGTCCCCAGACGTGCTCGAGCATGGCTCTCCGCGAGACTGGCTTGCCCTGATGCTCGATAAGATACCGCAGAAGATTCGCCTCCATCAGGGTCAGGTTGAGGACGCGCTCGCCGACCGTGAGCTCGAGGCGGTCGAAATCGATGGTACGTCCGCCGAACGAATACCGGTCGGGCCGCTTCTCCCCGGCCGCGGCTGGCGCCTGGGCGCGCGCCCAGGAGCTGCGGCGGAGCAGGCCGCCGACCCGCGCCAGCAGGATGGCCAGCTCCGTCGGCTTCGGCAGGTAGTCGTCCGCCCCTGCTGCGAACCCGTTCAGCACGTCGTCGGGGCGGCCGCGCGCGGTCAGGATGAGGACTGGGACGAAATTGCGCGCCGCGCGCAGCTCCGAAACGACGGCGAACCCGTCTTTGTCGGGCAGCATGACGTCCAGCACGACCAGGTCGACCGGCACCGAGGCGCTTTCGAGGCGCCTGAGCGCCCGCTCGCCGGTGTCGACGACTTCCGCGTCATAGCCCTCGGCCTCGAGGTTGAAGCGCAGCCCTTCGGCGAGGTGCTGCTCGTCTTCGACGATGAGGACGCGATGGCGCATGGCAGTGGGCAGCCGGACGGCTAGGCGGGCGCACCCGGCAGCAGAATCGTGAACGTGCTGCCGTGCCCCTGGCCGGCGCTCTCGGCAAAGGCGCGACCGCCGTGGTTGCGGGCGACCGAACGGACGA is from Vicinamibacterales bacterium and encodes:
- the polA gene encoding DNA polymerase I, with the protein product MLRLFLIDGSSQMYRAYHAPVRTAEGGFLRNAQGRPTNAVYIFVTMLRKLLNEQRPDYIAASFDLPGRTFRDDLVSDYKANRAPMPDELAEQIPMVHAACEALGVPILTSERYEADDVIGTLAEQAAAAGFEVVIVTGDKDFFQLVRPGIQVYNPKEEGTWYDAAGVQEKFGVAPHQVVDVLALMGDTIDNIKGVPGIGDKGARELIAQYGTLENLLAHAGEIKNKRYREGLQGHADDARQSQVLARIRTDVPVTFDADAARYRGATRERCFQIFNELGFRAFVGEYAPTADTIVKRYRIAATEDDVRELADRLRAAGAFSMAILPDAPSAMRAGIVGLAFSAAPRDADYVPTGHHTPAPNLVDTPAAVPSIAIRSALGILRPLLEDPAIRKQGHDLKFDAIMLLRHGVTLRGLDTDTMLTSYLVDATRAEHRLEELSLEHVSYKALAEEDVCGRGAKAISYADVPPDVLLTFAAERADLVGQLAPIFGALLAKEDLLRVYTELERPLIPVLVDVERAGVRIDGPKLAAQSQRLDQDIARRSREIYAVAGGEFNINSPKQLAEVLFDKLQLPVLKRTGASKAPSTAVEVLEELALAHDLPRLILEWRSLMKLKGTYIDALPQLVNPETGRVHTCFNQAVAATGRLSSSDPNLQNIPIKTELGREIRGAFIADPGYVLVSADYSQIEFRVLAHLSEDPVLVAAFREGADFHERTALKIFGAGSGRDPHQLRSIAKMVNYALLYGKSAFTLSKDIGVTTDEAQKFIDSYFAGFPNVRAFIDRTLDDGRQSGVVKTMFGRRRLVPELTSRNFQVRSAAERMAVNMPIQGSAADILKKAMIDVHAGLPKVAGGRARMILTVHDELLFETPREALDETSAAVRELMEGAVKLNVPLTVDVGAGDNWKEAKT
- a CDS encoding TonB-dependent receptor, which encodes MIALVLALAAALLQPAATISGTVKDPSGAPMQAVVVTVTAAGVRATATTASDGTWSATLPAGAATATIAIDVQGFAPVRREVAPSATPIDIALRTATIAEQISVSSEAGATRLSVQSSVTSLDRSTIVETPALRLDDQLRSVPGFSLFRRTTSAVANPTTQGVTLRGMSASGASRTLVMADDVPLNDAFGSWVYWDRVPMAALQRVEVIRGASGDLHGNDALGGVIQVTTRTSQGGEAWLEGGNLGTFRGSFYGAVNRKTWMAGAAAESGTTDGFVVVAPEARGPIDVKADSDSTSATGWIGGGRAVQATVRGGYFDENRNNGTPLQVNGTITRWGSANAHGFVGGGLWEARGDFSANNYNQSFSAVTTVNGVARAGERLTNLQWVGSNAGGGAVDWIRQGSRAQGMVSFSERAAHANLDEQAFSTAGVGAAVVHTPATQHDTGLAANGQLTLTPRIVLSAGARAAWWTLTNPGGLGTVQDRFFFQPRVAATIDAGSGQTVRLSWLSGFRTPTINELFRSFRVGNTLTQANSALKPEESWGPEAAYTITHADWTARAIFYATRLDNAIYNRTITATASAITRQRDNASARAIGSEIEFEWRLGGLLSATSSWAFNDSQFTQAELDGNRVPQVPKAAGSVGLRAAHQAWSASLSVRVFGQQFDDDQNQFILRSGSLTDARAALRLSRHGELFFAIENAFDNEIDTGLTPIRTIGAPRQARGGLIVHF
- a CDS encoding TIM barrel protein, producing MFLGTLAASLVAGAITDAQPQPAPRRSGRLRQGVTRGVFGRNNWTLDDCCREAAKLGIEGFDLIGPADWPTLKKHGLVPSMYPGGPGGTIPIGPSHKDTHAELIPKMHAAIDEAAANGVPNIIVLGGEKRGISYEEGADNCATYLDAVKAHAEDKGVTLCFEYLNSKVNHKDYVFDHIAWGVDVMTRVNSPRVKILYDIYHAQIMDGDIARNVRDHIQWIGHFHTGGNPGRHEIDDTQELNYRFVMTAIADLGYTGFVSHEYSPTQGHDPLVELQRAMAICTV
- the pcnB gene encoding polynucleotide adenylyltransferase PcnB, producing MVEPTIVARTEHSVSRRDIDQDALKVLYRLHEHGFAAYLVGGSVRDLLLGRRPKDFDVGTSAHPHQIKKLFRNCWIIGRRFRLAHVKFGPKTIEVATFRRQVDPLELPADGAESDQALEAAPDAPVPADAPFEEQVQAEGTHLAHVRAHDRLIHRDNTFGTAEEDAFRRDFTINALFYDIATFSLIDYVGGLEDLERRLIRSIGDPGVRFLEDPVRMMRAVVFAARLDFRIDEPILEAIEVHRHEIARAASARLVEEYFKILRSGFAENSLRMLKATKLLGAVTPELDAANEALWESVARLDQYRRRFAAAPDTLTNAILAGTLLVPLGLAGPRGFHADALERRIELGVLPMPRRDIERLHQILAIQPRLHDLRAPYRAQRAVLHRHVLEDALTWLEIHGGRPDLLQHWRSLQAEPSASPPADTDGNREASTDRPLPRKRRRRRRRFPSAGRT
- a CDS encoding ABC transporter permease encodes the protein MLNDIRLALRTLPRTPAYTAAFVLTLGLGIGANAAIFSVINGVLLRPLPYPDADRIMHLRQPQLAAGVDDTSFSFTEVADYRRESRTIDQFVEFGDWTFNVIGRGDAQRATGGLVTSNFFPMLGARPQLGRLLLAADDARSAPPVVVLTDAYWRRVFGADPAVIGQMLDLTVKKAQIVGVLAPGAHYATQRRQDFYVNYSANDHYQSASMEKQRSHRMTDVFARLAPGASPAAAQAELRQIALRMHETYPDEYPKSSGFDTVVTPWKDELTAKARPTLVALLVTTVFVLIIACANVANLTLTRLLQRDRELAVRTALGAGGWVLRRQLLAEHLVLSVLGGALGLGLAIACLNLLVRYTARFTSRTGEIALDGRVLGFTFLVSIGTALLFAAAPRLSFLSDPARMMAGAGGRVAGSRGRRRTQRVLVVSQLAVSFMLLVGAGLLTRSLSRLYAIDPGFNLSNVLSLQAPDFRQPNRDRRQQFSRDVIERVGAEPGVQGAAMTSAAPLAGSFPQQQTFRIDGADADALAAPPRTVSRVVSAAYFSTVGTPIKLGRAFAASDRAASTPVVVLSESMAKYYLKDVNPVGRHISWQGLNGAWTTPAEIVGVAADTRADGLTSAPLQTLYQLDTQSPFAPTTILVRSAGAFDRLAPRLVEMIRQLDPDRPIDHVQTLEEIRDETIAPERLNATLVDLFALLALAIATVGVAGVLGFSVSQRTNELGIRLALGAHRRSILVMILGEGVAMAIVGLVVGGLAAIPLSRLLAGLLYGVEPADPATMAAAAVLLLSVAIVAAWIPARAATAVDPLTALRSM